ACGTTATCCGGACGCACGGCCGTGGACAAGCGGCGCGTCAGTGCCCGACCCACCGGGGACTGTCCCAAATCGCCTTTGCTGGTCAATTCGCTACAGCGTTTCATCCATGGCTTCCAGCAGGCGGATTTCTTGACGCGCGATTCAGCCCTGATTTACAGGCCAAAACGGATCATGCCACCCGCGGCGTTTCATTGCTGGCATCGGCGTTGCTAAAGCGCCATGCGCTGGTCGGGTCGCCGTGTGGAAATCTGCACATGCCTTGTTGCGCGAGGCGGTGGGGACGGCCCGGCTGGCGGTTTGTCGCTCCCGACGCCACGAAATTGAACTGAACAAAACCATGAAGAAAATCGAAGCCATCATCAAACCATTCAAGCTGGAGGAAGTGAAGGACGCCCTCAGTGAACTCGGCATCGAAGGCATGACCGTCACCGAGGTCAAGGGGTTCGGCCGCCAGAAAGGCCACACCGAAATCTACCGCGGCAGTGAATACACCGTGGACTTCCTGCCCAAGATCAAACTCGAACTCGTCCTGCCCGACGGCCGCGTGGACGCCGCGGTCGGCGCCATCGTCAAGACCGCCAAGACGGGCAAGATCGGCGACGGCAAGGTGTTCGTCAGCCCCGTGCTCGACGCCGTGCGCATCCGCACCGACGAGAAGGGAGACGCCGCTGTCTAGGCCAACCGCAACCCCAACTTCCAACCCACCCAACCCATCATGAAGAAACTCATCCTCTCCCTCGGC
The sequence above is a segment of the Verrucomicrobiota bacterium genome. Coding sequences within it:
- a CDS encoding P-II family nitrogen regulator is translated as MKKIEAIIKPFKLEEVKDALSELGIEGMTVTEVKGFGRQKGHTEIYRGSEYTVDFLPKIKLELVLPDGRVDAAVGAIVKTAKTGKIGDGKVFVSPVLDAVRIRTDEKGDAAV